AGCGATTCGGTGGCCGCCCTTGAAGCCCGAAGGCTCGTGCGGCGCCGGCCCGACCCGGCCGACCGGCGGCGCGTGCGCGTCGAGGCCTCCGCGGCCGGACGCCGCCTGGGAGGCCGCCTCGTGCTCTGGCCCGAGCTTTTCCGCGAGGGACTCGAGGGACTTTCCGAGGCGGACAAGGAGATCCTTTTCCGGACGATGCAGAACGTGATCGTGAGCCTGCTCGACCGCGGCGCGATCCAGGAGGCGCGGATCTGCCGCACGTGCGCCTGGTTCCGGCCGAACGTCCGGCGGGACCCGCGCCGGCCCCACCTGTGCGCGCTTGTGGGGCTTCCCCTGGGGCCGGCCACGCTGCGGGTGGACTGTCCGGACCACCGTCCCGCCGCCGCCCCGCCCCGAGGAGGACGCGCATGAACCGGCCGTGGATCGTGATCCAGCACGTGCCGTTCGAAGGCCCCGGGCTGTGGGCGGAAGAGGCCGAACGCCGCGGCATCCCCCTGCGCGTCGTTCGAACCGACCGGAGCGACCCCGTTCCGGACCCGTCGGGGCTTGACGCGTTCGGCGGGCTCATCGTCATGGGAGGCCCCATGTCGGTGCGGGACGCTCCGCGCCTGAAGCACCTGGATCTCGAGCGCCGGCTTCTGGCCGAGGCGGCGCGGCGCGGGATTCCGGCCGTGGGCGTGTGCCTGGGCGCGCAGCTGCTGGCCTCGGCGTTCGGCGCGGAGGTCTATCCCGGACCGGCGCCGGAGATCGGCTTCGGCTCCGTCCGGCTCACGGAGGAAGGACGGCGCGATCCGGTGCTCGGACCGGAGGCGGAGCTTCCGGTCTTCCACTGGCACGGGGAGACCTTCGATCTTCCGCGGGGCGCTGTTTGGCTGGCCCGTTCGGAGGCGTATCCCCACCAGGCGTTCCGGATCGGCGCGAACGCCTACGGATTGCAGTTTCACGTCGAACTGAACGCCCCTCTGGCGGAAGCGTGGGCCCCGCATCTGCCGGAGGGCGTCCGGATCGTGCCCTCGGAGCGCGAATCGGTCGAGCGCTCCGGGCGGCGGGTGATCGCCCGGTTCTTCGACCGGGCGGCGGATCGACCGGAAAGGAGCCGATCGACATGACGAAGGCGACCTTCTATCACGCCGGCTGTCCCGTCTGCGTGGACGCCGAGCGGCTCGTGGCGGAGGCGATCGACAAGTCGCGCTACCAGCTCGAGGTGGTCCACCTCGGCCGGGACAAGGCGCGGATCGCCGAGGCGGAGAAGGCCGGGGTGAAGTCGGTCCCGGCGCTCGTTCTGAACGGGAAGCCGTACCACATCAACTTCGGAGCGTCGCTGGCGGATCTGCGCCGCTGAGCCTCCTCGAACCGCACGGCGGGCCCCCTCCCCCCGCGAGGGGGCCCGCCCCCCGGCGGCCGTCTCCGAGAACCCCATGGACCGCAGGATGGACTCCGCCGGGAGGGCCGGCCGTGGAGCCGGGGAGAACGGCGTGCGGGAAAAGGCGGCGCTCGGGCCGTGAAGCCCCGCGGGAGCGGATCGCGCGCAGGAGCGTCGCCACCGCGCAACGCCCCATCGCGAACCAGTCCGCGTCATGACAGGCCAGGCCCGCCACCGGCTCGCCCCCGCCCCCCATGACGCTGAGCTCGCCGGGGACGCGCACTCCGCGCCGGCGAAGCCCGCCCACCACGAGCTTGGCCAGCGTGTTGTTGAAGCACAAAAGCGCCGTCGGCCGGGGATGCAGCCGCTCCAGCGTTTCGATCACCTGCTCCGCTCCGGCCGGGGTCAACTCGACCGACATCTCCCAGACCCTTCGGCGCGGGAGCCTCGCGTCCCGGAGCCCCTGGCGATACCCGCGCAGCCGCCAGGGGTTCAGGTCCTCCCGTCTCCAGTGCGCGTACGCGATCCGGCGGTGGCCGAGCCCCGCCAGGTGCGCCACCGCCGCCCGGGCTCCCTGGAAGGAGTCCTCGCGCACCGACCCGACCCGCGGGAGATTCAGCTCGTGGTCCAAAAGCATGACGGGCACCCCCAGCCCCAGCGCGCGCCGCACGAGCTTTTCCTCCCCGAAGGACGCGAAGATGATCCCCCGGAGCTGCGCGGTTCTCAGGAGCCGCTCCAGGGCCTCGTCCATCTCCGCGGGCGGCGCATGACGAAGCAGGAGCTCGTAGCCCGCACGGCCCGCCTCGCGCAGGGCCCCCTGGAGCATCAGGCCGCTGATCGTAGGCGTGACGGCTTCCTCTTTCCCTCGGGCGGAGGGATAGTCGGTCTGGAGGTACGCCAGCGCCCGCGCCTTTTCGGGCGCCCGAAGCCGGAGCGAGGGCGGCTCCAGCAGCGTCCCGCGACGCCGAATCTTCACCAGGAGCCCCTCGCGCTGGAGCGCCTCCTGAGCCAGCCGCACCGTCTCGCGGCTGACTCCGAGCTCTTCGGCCAGATCCACCGCCGGCGGCAGACGGTTGCCCGGGAAAAGCCCCTGGGCGATCGCCTCGCGCAGGATCCGCTCCGTCCGGCTCACCAGGCTCAACGGACGCTCGATCCGCGGAAGCTTCGGTCGCCTGTCCGCCGCGTTTCCCACGGATGCCGCCTCCTGAACCGGACCGCCCGACCGATCGTCCGCCCGGATTCCCAATTATACAATCATCTTGTAAATATCGCGCCGCCTTTCCTTCCGTGTAGGACTATGTTGGAAGCTCCATGCATGCGCTCGGAGGTGCCGGATGAGGTTGCTCCTGCTGGCCGTCTTGTGGGCCGGGTTTCACGGCGTCGCGCCCGTGAATCGCCGGGCGAACGGGGCGCCCGGGGGCGACATCCCCTGCGACGCCCGCCTCCGGGAGGGACGCCTGCGGGCGGCCCCCGAAGGGCTCAAGGTGACCACCGACCGCACCGTGGATACGAGTTCCCTCGAATCGATCGTCCGCGACGTCGTGCGCCTGGCGGACGCCGCGACGAACGATGAGAAAGCCATCGCCCTCCACACCTGGCTCCACCACACGATTTTCCACGCCCCGTATCCCGTCGAGACCCCGCCCCAGTCGGTGGGGCCGCTCAAGGTGATCAAGGTCTACGGCTGGGGTCTCTGCGGCGGACAGCATACGGTGCTCAAGGCCCTTTTCGAAACCGCCGGCTGGAAGGTGCGTTACCGCGGATGGAGCAACCCGGGCCACACGACGATCGAGGTCTTCTACGACGGCCGCTGGCACTACTTCGACGTCTTCCTGAAGTGCTACTACTGGACGCGCGACCGGAAGACGATCGCCGGTCAGGACGACATCAAGGAGGACCCGGGGATCGTGCGGGAGGCGCCGCAGGAAGGCCGGGTGCCGCCGGATCACTACCTCTGCTGCGGCGACGATCCCGAAGGCGTGGTTCAGGGGTGCAAGACCTCCACACCTTATCCACCCTCCCGACCCGAGGACGGATGGGCTTCCGTTACGGGACGCGACCGGAACTACGCGCCGTCGCTGCGGCTTCCGGCGGGCGCGACGATGCGCCTGGAGTGGCGGGGCGAGCCCGGCCAAGCGGCCGTGCCGCAGCGCTCGCAGCACTCCTGCGGCATCAGGGACTTCCGGAACGACCGGACGCTGGGGCCGATCCTGGAACACTACGGACCGCGCAATCACTCCAACGGACGCCTGATCTACGCGCCGGACTTCTCCCGAGCCGCCGACATGGCCGATATCGCCCTCGAAAACGCCCAGGCGAAGGCAGGAAAGATCGTTGCGCCAACGGCCGGGAGCGCGGTTTTCAAACTGCCCTTGCCCTATCCTTATGTCACGGGCCGGCTCGAAGCGGAGCTGGAGGGTCACGGGACCTTCTCCATCTCCACCGATGGCGGCCAGTCGTGGTCGGAAACGCCGGGGGGCGACATTTCGGCGCGGATCCGGCAGAAATATGACGTCTGGATCAAGGCGGAGTTTTCCGGGGCGCTTTCGAAGCTCCGGTTCGAGGCGGTCGTCCAGCACAACCGCTCCGCTCAGCCGTACCTTCTGGCCGGCTCCAACGTCGTCACCCTCTCCGCGGCCGAGGAGCTGCCTCCGGACCGCACGGTCCGGGTGACCTACGCCTTCCAGGAGGCCACCGCCGCCGAAAAGAGGACGCAGTTCGACGGATCGGGGCTGAGCTACGGCGAACCGCGGACGGTGAGCGAGACGGCCCGATCGCTGCCCCACCGCTGGCGGATCGACGTCGGCGGCAACACCCCTCCGAAGATGCTTTACCTGGAGTACGCCGTTCAGGCGCGCTGAGGAGGCGTCATGACGGTCCTGGGATGGTTGCTCTTGCTGGCGGCTCCGCAGGAAGATCATCCGCTGAACACCTGGGTCAAGCGCACGCCCGTCGAAGCGACCCCCGTGTCGCCGAGGCTGGGCTACGAAGGGGACTGCGTCTGGTACGCGCGGCAGGGCGTTCTTCTGCGCTACGGCGGTCACAATCAGGGAGGCGGCGGGGAGCAAGGCTCGGAAGTATGGATCTTGGATCCCAGGAGCTGGGCGTGGACGCTGAAGGAGCCCAACACCTCCCCTCCGGGGGTCTGCTGCGTCCAGCAGAACATCTACGACCCCGCCCGAGGGGTCTACCTCCGATTCCCCTCCTTCAGCGGGGGCCACGGGTGGCAGTGGCATCGGGAACTTTACCTCAATAACACGAGTGTCTGGGCTTATGAGCTGGAAACCAACCTTTGGAAGAACCGGCGTCCCCTGCCCGCCCCGCCGATCGCGCCGCTGCGGTGCGCCTCCTGGGACAGCGACCACGAAGTCGTCGTGATCTTCGGAGGGGAGGGAAGCCGGGAGGGCACGCTCGTGTACGACCCCCACGCCAACACCTGGCATCGAATGAAGCCCGCCCGCCAGCCGGAGTTCCGTTCGGGCGGCCAGATGTGCTACGACGAGGCCCGAAGGCTGCACGTCCTCTTCGGGGCGCAGTTCAGCCGGGACGACGCGACCTGGGTCTACGACCTCCGGAAGAACGAATGGAGCGCGCGCCGGCCCGACCCCCTGCCGCCCGCCGACAGGAACGACGCGGTCCTGGCCTACGACTCGGTGAATCGCGTGGTCCTGGCGATCGTGAAGGTGACGGAGGGCAAGGACGAAGACGCCCGGCACCGTCTGGAGACCTGGGCCTACGACGCCGGCGCCGACCGGTGGACGAAGATGAACCCCGCCCGCGAACCCGACCCGTCGGGCAACCGCGCGCGCGATCTCATGTTCGTCCCCGAGCACAATCTCTTCTATCTCGAGAACTGCCCCGGCAGGCCCCGCGAGCAGCAGGTCTGGACCTACCGCTACGCGGCGGGACGGCCGCCGGAGCCGATGTCGCTCCGCCTGAGGACGCGGAAAGACGGGGCCGAGCTCGTCTTTCAGGGACCGCCGGGGAAGCATGCGGTGTTTCGCGGCGAAGGGCCGCGGCCGTGGGAGGCGGAGTTCCGAGAAGTCGGCGTTTGCGAGGCCGGCGCGCCGTTCG
This genomic window from Planctomycetota bacterium contains:
- a CDS encoding substrate-binding domain-containing protein — encoded protein: MGNAADRRPKLPRIERPLSLVSRTERILREAIAQGLFPGNRLPPAVDLAEELGVSRETVRLAQEALQREGLLVKIRRRGTLLEPPSLRLRAPEKARALAYLQTDYPSARGKEEAVTPTISGLMLQGALREAGRAGYELLLRHAPPAEMDEALERLLRTAQLRGIIFASFGEEKLVRRALGLGVPVMLLDHELNLPRVGSVREDSFQGARAAVAHLAGLGHRRIAYAHWRREDLNPWRLRGYRQGLRDARLPRRRVWEMSVELTPAGAEQVIETLERLHPRPTALLCFNNTLAKLVVGGLRRRGVRVPGELSVMGGGGEPVAGLACHDADWFAMGRCAVATLLRAIRSRGASRPERRLFPHAVLPGSTAGPPGGVHPAVHGVLGDGRRGAGPLAGGGGPPCGSRRLSGADPPATLRS
- a CDS encoding thioredoxin family protein, producing MTKATFYHAGCPVCVDAERLVAEAIDKSRYQLEVVHLGRDKARIAEAEKAGVKSVPALVLNGKPYHINFGASLADLRR
- a CDS encoding MarR family winged helix-turn-helix transcriptional regulator, which produces MNDDVRPSALARFERASGSLDERLSAALAKVALAARHDLRRAAARDGLSAVQAQILAALSREGALEIGALASRLGLTQPTVSDSVAALEARRLVRRRPDPADRRRVRVEASAAGRRLGGRLVLWPELFREGLEGLSEADKEILFRTMQNVIVSLLDRGAIQEARICRTCAWFRPNVRRDPRRPHLCALVGLPLGPATLRVDCPDHRPAAAPPRGGRA
- a CDS encoding type 1 glutamine amidotransferase — its product is MNRPWIVIQHVPFEGPGLWAEEAERRGIPLRVVRTDRSDPVPDPSGLDAFGGLIVMGGPMSVRDAPRLKHLDLERRLLAEAARRGIPAVGVCLGAQLLASAFGAEVYPGPAPEIGFGSVRLTEEGRRDPVLGPEAELPVFHWHGETFDLPRGAVWLARSEAYPHQAFRIGANAYGLQFHVELNAPLAEAWAPHLPEGVRIVPSERESVERSGRRVIARFFDRAADRPERSRST